One stretch of Prunus persica cultivar Lovell chromosome G1, Prunus_persica_NCBIv2, whole genome shotgun sequence DNA includes these proteins:
- the LOC18790295 gene encoding protein STICHEL isoform X1: protein MKMSSSAAAAMGVSDPSQLHLKKELTQIRKAARVLRDPGTTSSWRSPLASSSRSVGVAAAAAAAAAASAMTSSTWNNNGNSTTPTGNRNNGSVKRVFLHNWKSSKSSRNNDNDDDDYGDGDYDDDDDDDDDDGIDASSSVAALSVDDSLSDARTGADGDSRSDTQTYSRSSSMMLRRRYAHLLPPVKNTKKTSQKTDTHSDVLSKYQQKELILGRNLVSSRKSVEGHPSMAVRSSRTRDDLVDQSDDTEDYCNSEDLRRISGASPLLSKLKKKNWSKFRRDNSIRREDSSYSYSTPALSTSSYNRYHVRNPSTVGSWDGTTTSMNDGDDEVDDHLEFPGRQGCGIPCYWSKRTPKHKSMYGSCCSPSLSDTFRRKGSIIFCGSQNIYPRRRQSSSGSHKQRIASRSAQGVLPLLTNSGEGRGGSSLGTGRSDDELSTNFGELDLEALSRLDGRRWSSSCRSQEGLEIVTLNGGGEEEGSPENIRSFSQKYKPMFFGELVGQNIVVQSLINAIERGRIAPVYLFQGPRGTGKTSAARIFTASLNCLAPDETKPCGYCRECSDFVSGKNKDLLEVDGTNKKGIDKVRYLLKTLSMAPPSASSRYKVFVIDECHLLPSKTWLAFLKYLEEPPQRVVFIFITTDLDNVPRTIQSRCQKYLFNKIKDSDIVARLRKISAEENLDVETDALELIALNADGSLRDAETMLDQLSLLGKRISTSLVNELVGVVSDEKLLELLELAMSSDTAETVKRARELMDSGVDPMVLMSQLASLIMDIIAGTYNINDVKHDSFFGDRNLTEAELERLKHALKILSEAEKQLRVSSERSTWFTATLLQLGSMPSPDLTHSCSRRHSCKTTEDDSSSASREAASYKQLEGQYMLHKSTSHASLQKTLNGNSNHQRDSLSRKNGFGFNTKPSHGQIVESGASTPLHDEDMAGNVILRCVNSERLEDVWAQCIERCHSKTLRQLLHSHGKLVSISEAEGVLVAYVAFEDGSIKSRAERFVSSITNSMEVVLRRNVEVRIVHLPGGEAFLNGPSPAHLPGTVAAIDRERKRVGSNATDGYSNCSLFLDGTRKSTSDSSDVIAEGNAETSATRERRQEIPMQRIESIIRDQRLETAWLQVAEKGTPGSLSRLKPEKNQVLPQDGIYYEDQMESLNSMRLSSQQWEDGLNHEVKILKVNSGRDAQKDQTGRKVDHYPMSPSLLHDSNFVGNSNKDNLGDESGSGKGGCSGFFHCYNTKPRKRGKVKGTAVAVQPRKGRRLSLFGECGKKSRKTESRHTR from the exons atgaaaatgtcatcatcagcagcagcagcaatggGTGTCTCTGATCCAAGCCAACTGCACTTGAAGAAGGAGCTCACTCAGATTCGAAAAGCCGCCCGCGTTCTTCGCGATCCCGGTACCACGTCTTCTTGGCGGTCTCCTCTGGCCTCCTCCTCTAGATCTGTGGGAGTagctgcagcagcagcagcagcagcagccgcCTCTGCTATGACTTCTTCCACTTGGAACAACAATGGAAACTCGACTACTCCCACTGGAAATAGAAACAATGGCAGCGTCAAAAGGGTCTTCTTGCACAACTGGAAGAGCTCCAAATCCTCCAGAAACAACGACAATGACGATGATGATTACGGGGATGgtgattatgatgatgatgatgatgatgatgatgatgatggcattgatgcttcttcttcagttGCAGCGTTGAGTGTTGATGATAGCTTGAGCGATGCGCGTACCGGGGCAGATGGAGATTCAAGGAGTGACACTCAAACTTACAGCCGCTCCTCATCCATGATGCTCAGGCGAAGATATGCGCATCTTTTGCCACCCGTGAAAAATACTAAGAAAACAAGTCAGAAAACCGATACCCACTCTGATGTTTTATCCAAATATCAGCAGAAAGAATTAATTCTTGGTAGAAACTTAGTCAGTTCCAGAAAATCCGTGGAGGGTCATCCTTCAATGGCTGTAAGATCAAGCCGGACCCGGGATGACTTGGTCGACCAATCTGATGACACTGAAGACTACTGCAATTCAGAGGATCTGAGGCGAATTTCTGGGGCTTCACCATTGCTTTCCAAActtaagaagaagaattggtCTAAGTTTAGGAGAGATAATAGCATTCGAAGAGAGGACTCTTCATATTCTTATAGCACCCCTGCATTGTCAACTAGTTCTTATAACAGGTATCATGTTCGTAATCCAAGCACTGTTGGGTCTTGGGATGGCACCACAACTTCCATGAATGATGGGGATGATGAGGTTGATGACCATTTGGAATTTCCCGGTCGCCAGGGATGTGGGATTCCTTGTTATTGGTCCAAAAGGACACCGAAACACAAAAGCATGTATGGAAGCTGCTGCTCCCCTTCGCTTTCTGATACTTTCAGGAGGAAAGGAAGTATCATATTTTGTGGAAGTCAAAATATTTATCCTAGACGACGTCAATCATCATCAGGTTCACATAAGCAGAGAATTGCATCTAGAAGTGCTCAGGGTGTCCTCCCATTGCTTACCAATAGTGGTGAGGGTAGGGGAGGATCATCCTTAGGAACTGGAAGGAGTGATGACGAGCTTTCTACAAACTTCGGGGAACTTGATTTGGAGGCTCTGAGTCGATTAGATGGACGGAGGTGGTCATCAAGCTGCCGAAGTCAAGAAGGGTTGGAGATTGTAACTTTaaatggaggaggagaagaggaaGGCTCACCAGAAAACATTAGGAGTTTTAGCCAGAAGTACAAGCCAATGTTCTTCGGTGAGTTGGTTGGGCAAAATATTGTTGTTCAATCACTGATAAATGCTATTGAAAGGGGTCGGATTGCCCCTGTTTATCTTTTCCAGGGCCCCCGTGGAACTGGGAAAACATCAGCAGCCAGGATTTTTACTGCTTCCTTGAATTGCCTAGCTCCTGATGAAACTAAGCCATGCGGCTACTGCAGGGAGTGCTCTGATTTTGTGTCTGGTAAGAACAAGGATCTATTGGAAGTTGACGGCACCAATAAGAAAGGAATTGACAAAGTTAGGTACCTATTGAAAACTCTATCAATGGCACCTCCTTCAGCATCCTCACGGTACAAGGTCTTTGTGATTGATGAATGCCACTTGTTACCTTCTAAGACATGGCTGGCATTTCTCAAATATCTGGAAGAACCGCCACAAAGAGttgttttcatatttataaCAACTGATTTGGACAATGTTCCCCGCACCATACAATCTCGGTGTCAGAAATACCtctttaacaaaattaaagatAGTGACATTGTTGCTAGATTGAGGAAAATATCTGCTGAAGAGAACCTGGATGTTGAAACGGATGCACTAGAATTGATTGCTTTGAATGCAGATGGTTCACTTCGAGATGCTGAAACTATGTTGGATCAGTTGAGTTTGCTGGGCAAAAGAATTTCAACATCTCTCGTGAATGAACTT GTGGGGGTTGTTTCTGATGAAAAGTTACTGGAGCTTTTGGAATTAGCAATGTCATCAGACACTGCAGAAACAGTGAAAAGGGCCAGAGAGTTGATGGACTCCGGGGTTGATCCCATGGTTTTGATGTCTCAGTTGGCCAGCCTTATTATGGACATCATTGCTGGAACCTACAATATCAATGATGTCAAGCATGATTCATTCTTTGGTGACCGGAATT TGACTGAAGCAGAATTGGAGAGATTAAAACATGCTTTGAAGATTCTTTCGGAGGCTGAGAAACAGCTTAGGGTTTCAAGTGAGCGCTCAACATGGTTTACAGCGACCCTATTACAGCTTGGTTCAATGCCTTCTCCTGACCTTACTCACTCGTGCAGCAGGAGGCACAGTTGTAAGACGACTGAGGATGATTCATCCAGTGCTTCAAGAGAAGCTGCCTCCTACAAACAGTTAGAAGGTCAATATATGCTTCATAAATCAACTTCCCATGCTTCTTTACAAAAAACACTAAATGGCAATTCCAACCATCAGAGAGATTCATTGTCAAGAAAAAATGGTTTCGGTTTCAATACCAAGCCTTCACATGGACAAATCGTGGAAAGTGGGGCCTCAACTCCCTTGCATGATGAGGATATGGCTGGTAATGTGATTCTTAGATGTGTAAACTCTGAAAGGTTGGAGGATGTCTGGGCACAGTGTATTGAGAGATGTCATTCAAAGACACTGAGGCAGCTACTACATTCGCACGGAAAGCTAGTGTCTATATCTGAAGCTGAAG GTGTTCTGGTTGCTTATGTTGCATTTGAAGATGGAAGTATCAAATCCAGAGCAGAAAGGTTTGTTAGCAGTATCACAAATTCCATGGAAGTGGTTCTCAGACGCAATGTAGAGGTTAGAATTGTTCACTTGCCTGGTGGAGAGGCTTTTCTAAATGGTCCAAGTCCAGCTCACTTACCAGGAACCGTGGCAGCAATTGAtagggaaaggaaaagagtTGGATCAAATGCCACAGACGGTTATTCAAATTGCTCTTTGTTTCTTGATGGGACCCGCAAGTCTACCTCTGATTCATCCGACGTGATTGCAGAAGGCAATGCCGAAACAAGTGCTACAAGAGAAAGGAGACAGGAGATTCCAATGCAAAGAATAGAGTCCATTATTCGTGACCAAAGGTTAGAGACTGCGTGGCTACAGGTTGCAGAGAAAGGCACCCCTGGTTCATTAAGTCGTTTGAAACCTGAGAAGAATCAGGTCCTGCCACAGGATGGCATTTATTATGAAGATCAGATGGAGTCGTTGAATTCAATGAGGTTGTCCTCTCAGCAATGGGAAGATGGATTAAACCATGaagttaaaattttgaaggTTAATAGTGGAAGGGATGCCCAGAAGGACCAGACGGGAAGAAAGGTTGATCATTATCCTATGTCCCCAAGTTTACTACATGATAGTAACTTTGTGGGAAATTCCAACAAAGATAATCT GGGTGATGAATCAGGATCAGGTAAAGGAGGTTGCAGTGGATTTTTTCATTGTTATAACACCAAACCTCGTAAAAGAGGAAAG GTAAAAGGGACCGCAGTCGCTGTTCAGCCACGCAAAGGTAGACGGTTGTCATTGTTTGGGGAGTGTGGGAAGAAGTCAAGGAAAACAGAGAGCAGACATACAAGATAA
- the LOC18790295 gene encoding protein STICHEL isoform X2: MKMSSSAAAAMGVSDPSQLHLKKELTQIRKAARVLRDPGTTSSWRSPLASSSRSVGVAAAAAAAAAASAMTSSTWNNNGNSTTPTGNRNNGSVKRVFLHNWKSSKSSRNNDNDDDDYGDGDYDDDDDDDDDDGIDASSSVAALSVDDSLSDARTGADGDSRSDTQTYSRSSSMMLRRRYAHLLPPVKNTKKTSQKTDTHSDVLSKYQQKELILGRNLVSSRKSVEGHPSMAVRSSRTRDDLVDQSDDTEDYCNSEDLRRISGASPLLSKLKKKNWSKFRRDNSIRREDSSYSYSTPALSTSSYNRYHVRNPSTVGSWDGTTTSMNDGDDEVDDHLEFPGRQGCGIPCYWSKRTPKHKSMYGSCCSPSLSDTFRRKGSIIFCGSQNIYPRRRQSSSGSHKQRIASRSAQGVLPLLTNSGEGRGGSSLGTGRSDDELSTNFGELDLEALSRLDGRRWSSSCRSQEGLEIVTLNGGGEEEGSPENIRSFSQKYKPMFFGELVGQNIVVQSLINAIERGRIAPVYLFQGPRGTGKTSAARIFTASLNCLAPDETKPCGYCRECSDFVSGKNKDLLEVDGTNKKGIDKVRYLLKTLSMAPPSASSRYKVFVIDECHLLPSKTWLAFLKYLEEPPQRVVFIFITTDLDNVPRTIQSRCQKYLFNKIKDSDIVARLRKISAEENLDVETDALELIALNADGSLRDAETMLDQLSLLGKRISTSLVNELVGVVSDEKLLELLELAMSSDTAETVKRARELMDSGVDPMVLMSQLASLIMDIIAGTYNINDVKHDSFFGDRNLTEAELERLKHALKILSEAEKQLRVSSERSTWFTATLLQLGSMPSPDLTHSCSRRHSCKTTEDDSSSASREAASYKQLEGQYMLHKSTSHASLQKTLNGNSNHQRDSLSRKNGFGFNTKPSHGQIVESGASTPLHDEDMAGNVILRCVNSERLEDVWAQCIERCHSKTLRQLLHSHGKLVSISEAEGVLVAYVAFEDGSIKSRAERFVSSITNSMEVVLRRNVEVRIVHLPGGEAFLNGPSPAHLPGTVAAIDRERKRVGSNATDGYSNCSLFLDGTRKSTSDSSDVIAEGNAETSATRERRQEIPMQRIESIIRDQRLETAWLQVAEKGTPGSLSRLKPEKNQVLPQDGIYYEDQMESLNSMRLSSQQWEDGLNHEVKILKVNSGRDAQKDQTGRKVDHYPMSPSLLHDSNFVGNSNKDNLQQGNFCFNGLHFCCPAICFSCVFNLFLRCMISGVMNQDQVKEVAVDFFIVITPNLVKEER; encoded by the exons atgaaaatgtcatcatcagcagcagcagcaatggGTGTCTCTGATCCAAGCCAACTGCACTTGAAGAAGGAGCTCACTCAGATTCGAAAAGCCGCCCGCGTTCTTCGCGATCCCGGTACCACGTCTTCTTGGCGGTCTCCTCTGGCCTCCTCCTCTAGATCTGTGGGAGTagctgcagcagcagcagcagcagcagccgcCTCTGCTATGACTTCTTCCACTTGGAACAACAATGGAAACTCGACTACTCCCACTGGAAATAGAAACAATGGCAGCGTCAAAAGGGTCTTCTTGCACAACTGGAAGAGCTCCAAATCCTCCAGAAACAACGACAATGACGATGATGATTACGGGGATGgtgattatgatgatgatgatgatgatgatgatgatgatggcattgatgcttcttcttcagttGCAGCGTTGAGTGTTGATGATAGCTTGAGCGATGCGCGTACCGGGGCAGATGGAGATTCAAGGAGTGACACTCAAACTTACAGCCGCTCCTCATCCATGATGCTCAGGCGAAGATATGCGCATCTTTTGCCACCCGTGAAAAATACTAAGAAAACAAGTCAGAAAACCGATACCCACTCTGATGTTTTATCCAAATATCAGCAGAAAGAATTAATTCTTGGTAGAAACTTAGTCAGTTCCAGAAAATCCGTGGAGGGTCATCCTTCAATGGCTGTAAGATCAAGCCGGACCCGGGATGACTTGGTCGACCAATCTGATGACACTGAAGACTACTGCAATTCAGAGGATCTGAGGCGAATTTCTGGGGCTTCACCATTGCTTTCCAAActtaagaagaagaattggtCTAAGTTTAGGAGAGATAATAGCATTCGAAGAGAGGACTCTTCATATTCTTATAGCACCCCTGCATTGTCAACTAGTTCTTATAACAGGTATCATGTTCGTAATCCAAGCACTGTTGGGTCTTGGGATGGCACCACAACTTCCATGAATGATGGGGATGATGAGGTTGATGACCATTTGGAATTTCCCGGTCGCCAGGGATGTGGGATTCCTTGTTATTGGTCCAAAAGGACACCGAAACACAAAAGCATGTATGGAAGCTGCTGCTCCCCTTCGCTTTCTGATACTTTCAGGAGGAAAGGAAGTATCATATTTTGTGGAAGTCAAAATATTTATCCTAGACGACGTCAATCATCATCAGGTTCACATAAGCAGAGAATTGCATCTAGAAGTGCTCAGGGTGTCCTCCCATTGCTTACCAATAGTGGTGAGGGTAGGGGAGGATCATCCTTAGGAACTGGAAGGAGTGATGACGAGCTTTCTACAAACTTCGGGGAACTTGATTTGGAGGCTCTGAGTCGATTAGATGGACGGAGGTGGTCATCAAGCTGCCGAAGTCAAGAAGGGTTGGAGATTGTAACTTTaaatggaggaggagaagaggaaGGCTCACCAGAAAACATTAGGAGTTTTAGCCAGAAGTACAAGCCAATGTTCTTCGGTGAGTTGGTTGGGCAAAATATTGTTGTTCAATCACTGATAAATGCTATTGAAAGGGGTCGGATTGCCCCTGTTTATCTTTTCCAGGGCCCCCGTGGAACTGGGAAAACATCAGCAGCCAGGATTTTTACTGCTTCCTTGAATTGCCTAGCTCCTGATGAAACTAAGCCATGCGGCTACTGCAGGGAGTGCTCTGATTTTGTGTCTGGTAAGAACAAGGATCTATTGGAAGTTGACGGCACCAATAAGAAAGGAATTGACAAAGTTAGGTACCTATTGAAAACTCTATCAATGGCACCTCCTTCAGCATCCTCACGGTACAAGGTCTTTGTGATTGATGAATGCCACTTGTTACCTTCTAAGACATGGCTGGCATTTCTCAAATATCTGGAAGAACCGCCACAAAGAGttgttttcatatttataaCAACTGATTTGGACAATGTTCCCCGCACCATACAATCTCGGTGTCAGAAATACCtctttaacaaaattaaagatAGTGACATTGTTGCTAGATTGAGGAAAATATCTGCTGAAGAGAACCTGGATGTTGAAACGGATGCACTAGAATTGATTGCTTTGAATGCAGATGGTTCACTTCGAGATGCTGAAACTATGTTGGATCAGTTGAGTTTGCTGGGCAAAAGAATTTCAACATCTCTCGTGAATGAACTT GTGGGGGTTGTTTCTGATGAAAAGTTACTGGAGCTTTTGGAATTAGCAATGTCATCAGACACTGCAGAAACAGTGAAAAGGGCCAGAGAGTTGATGGACTCCGGGGTTGATCCCATGGTTTTGATGTCTCAGTTGGCCAGCCTTATTATGGACATCATTGCTGGAACCTACAATATCAATGATGTCAAGCATGATTCATTCTTTGGTGACCGGAATT TGACTGAAGCAGAATTGGAGAGATTAAAACATGCTTTGAAGATTCTTTCGGAGGCTGAGAAACAGCTTAGGGTTTCAAGTGAGCGCTCAACATGGTTTACAGCGACCCTATTACAGCTTGGTTCAATGCCTTCTCCTGACCTTACTCACTCGTGCAGCAGGAGGCACAGTTGTAAGACGACTGAGGATGATTCATCCAGTGCTTCAAGAGAAGCTGCCTCCTACAAACAGTTAGAAGGTCAATATATGCTTCATAAATCAACTTCCCATGCTTCTTTACAAAAAACACTAAATGGCAATTCCAACCATCAGAGAGATTCATTGTCAAGAAAAAATGGTTTCGGTTTCAATACCAAGCCTTCACATGGACAAATCGTGGAAAGTGGGGCCTCAACTCCCTTGCATGATGAGGATATGGCTGGTAATGTGATTCTTAGATGTGTAAACTCTGAAAGGTTGGAGGATGTCTGGGCACAGTGTATTGAGAGATGTCATTCAAAGACACTGAGGCAGCTACTACATTCGCACGGAAAGCTAGTGTCTATATCTGAAGCTGAAG GTGTTCTGGTTGCTTATGTTGCATTTGAAGATGGAAGTATCAAATCCAGAGCAGAAAGGTTTGTTAGCAGTATCACAAATTCCATGGAAGTGGTTCTCAGACGCAATGTAGAGGTTAGAATTGTTCACTTGCCTGGTGGAGAGGCTTTTCTAAATGGTCCAAGTCCAGCTCACTTACCAGGAACCGTGGCAGCAATTGAtagggaaaggaaaagagtTGGATCAAATGCCACAGACGGTTATTCAAATTGCTCTTTGTTTCTTGATGGGACCCGCAAGTCTACCTCTGATTCATCCGACGTGATTGCAGAAGGCAATGCCGAAACAAGTGCTACAAGAGAAAGGAGACAGGAGATTCCAATGCAAAGAATAGAGTCCATTATTCGTGACCAAAGGTTAGAGACTGCGTGGCTACAGGTTGCAGAGAAAGGCACCCCTGGTTCATTAAGTCGTTTGAAACCTGAGAAGAATCAGGTCCTGCCACAGGATGGCATTTATTATGAAGATCAGATGGAGTCGTTGAATTCAATGAGGTTGTCCTCTCAGCAATGGGAAGATGGATTAAACCATGaagttaaaattttgaaggTTAATAGTGGAAGGGATGCCCAGAAGGACCAGACGGGAAGAAAGGTTGATCATTATCCTATGTCCCCAAGTTTACTACATGATAGTAACTTTGTGGGAAATTCCAACAAAGATAATCT CCAACAGGGGAACTTCTGTTTCAATGGATTGCACTTCTGCTGCCCGgctatttgtttttcttgtgtttttaatCTGTTCTTGAGATGCATGATCTCAG GGGTGATGAATCAGGATCAGGTAAAGGAGGTTGCAGTGGATTTTTTCATTGTTATAACACCAAACCTCGTAAAAGAGGAAAG GTAA
- the LOC18789859 gene encoding pentatricopeptide repeat-containing protein At1g14470 — MNFGRLSMSQLDSLACKISNLSQLRQFHAQLIQNSLHHHSQWASLLISQCTRLRAPPPYTRLIFDSTPRPDIHVFISMLKYYSNLGSAHFNQVVSLYQKLQCCDLRIGTFVYPVLIKSAGSKGIEFHAHVLKLGLASDPYIRNAIMGLYAKYGPVENARDVFAEMHERTLADWNNMIFGYWNWGNKAEACRLFDMMPERNVVTWTAMVTGYARMKDLENARRYFDEIPEKNVVSWNAMLSAYAQNRFPEEALKLFDDMMNSRDQPNETTWAIVISACSSCGDCSLADSFVQKLNQKRIHLSYFAKTALLDMYAKRGSLQAARQVFDELGVSRNTVTWNAMISAYTRVGDLASARELFDKMLERDVVTWNSMISGYAQNGQSALAIDLFKDMITAADDPKPDEVTMVSVISACGHLGALDIGNWVISIVRKNHIKLSISGYNSLIFLYSKCGSMDDAKRTFQEMTTRDVVSYNTLIAGFAAHGHGMEAVKLLSKMKGEFVEPDRVTYIVILTACSHAGMLEEGWKVFESIKAPDADHYACVIDLLGRVGKLDEAKKIIDDMPKEPYAGVYGSLLNASRIHKRIDLGEFAASTLFELEPHNSGNYILLSNIYASAGRWDDVVRVRELMRKVGVKKATGWSWVEYKGKLHKFIVGDKSHERSDDVYRVLAELGRKMRNSGYMADKTCVLRDVEEEEKEEMVGTHSEKLAVCFALLVTDAEAVIRVVKNLRVCWDCHTAMKMISNLEGRKIILRDNNRFHCFSDGICSCGDYW; from the coding sequence atgaattttgggCGTTTGTCGATGTCACAGTTGGATAGCTTAGCATGCAAGATAAGCAATTTGAGTCAGCTAAGGCAGTTTCATGCGCAGCTCATTCAAAATTCCCTCCACCACCATAGCCAATGGGCGTCACTGCTCATCTCCCAATGCACACGCCTCCGTGCGCCGCCACCCTATACCCGTCTCATCTTCGATTCCACACCTCGCCCCGATATCCATGTCTTCATCTCTATGCTCAAATATTACTCCAATTTGGGCAGTGCCCATTTTAATCAAGTTGTTTCTCTGTATCAAAAGCTGCAGTGTTGTGACTTAAGGATCGGTACCTTTGTGTACCCTGTCTTGATCAAATCTGCCGGCAGTAAAGGAATTGAGTTCCATGCCCATGTCCTGAAATTGGGTCTTGCTTCTGATCCCTACATTCGCAATGCCATCATGGGTTTGTATGCAAAATATGGCCCGGTTGAGAACGCCAGAGATGTGTTTGCTGAAATGCATGAGAGAACTCTTGCAGATTGGAATAATATGATCTTTGGGTACTGGAACTGGGGGAATAAAGCTGAAGCGTGCAGACTCTTTGATATGATGCCCGAGAGGAATGTTGTCACTTGGACTGCTATGGTTACTGGGTATGCTAGGATGAAGGATTTGGAGAATGCAAGGAGgtattttgatgaaattccAGAGAAAAATGTTGTATCCTGGAATGCAATGCTCTCCGCTTATGCTCAGAACAGATTTCCAGAGGAGGCTTTAAAATTGTTTGATGATATGATGAACTCCAGGGATCAACCAAATGAAACTACTTGGGCAATTGTCATTTCAGCATGTTCGTCATGTGGTGATTGCTCCCTTGCTGATTCATTTGTTCAAAAGCTCAACCAGAAGCGGATACATTTAAGTTATTTTGCCAAGACAGCGCTGCTTGATATGTATGCAAAGCGTGGGAGCCTCCAGGCTGCTAGACAAGTTTTTGATGAATTGGGGGTGTCTAGGAACACTGTTACCTGGAATGCCATGATATCAGCTTATACAAGGGTTGGGGATTTGGCTTCAGCTAGAGAGCTCTTTGATAAGATGCTAGAAAGGGATGTTGTCACATGGAACTCGATGATTTCTGGTTATGCTCAAAATGGGCAGTCAGCTCTTGCAATTGATCTCTTTAAAGATATGATTACTGCTGCTGATGATCCCAAACCAGATGAGGTAACTATGGTGAGTGTCATCTCCGCATGTGGACATCTTGGAGCCTTAGACATAGGAAATTGGGTTATCAGTATTGTCAGGAAAAATCATATTAAGCTAAGCATATCAGGATACAATTCTTTGATATTCTTGTACTCCAAGTGTGGAAGCATGGATGATGCCAAGAGGACATTCCAAGAAATGACGACAAGAGATGTGGTTTCCTACAACACATTGATTGCAGGGTTTGCAGCTCATGGTCATGGAATGGAAGCTGTCAAACTACTGTCGAAGATGAAAGGAGAATTTGTTGAACCGGACCGTGTAACATATATTGTTATTCTTACGGCATGTAGCCATGCAGGGATGTTAGAAGAAGGTTGGAAGGTTTTTGAGTCAATCAAAGCTCCTGATGCCGATCATTATGCCTGTGTGATTGATTTGTTAGGTCGAGTGGGTAAACTAGAtgaagcaaaaaaaattatcgaTGACATGCCGAAGGAGCCATATGCTGGGGTTTATGGGTCTCTTTTAAATGCTAGCCGAATTCACAAAAGAATCGATCTTGGGGAGTTTGCTGCAAGCACGCTCTTTGAGCTTGAACCACATAATTCAGGAAACTACATTTTACTTTCAAACATATATGCCTCAGCAGGCAGGTGGGATGATGTGGTGAGAGTTAGAGAATTAATGAGAAAAGTAGGGGTGAAAAAGGCAACTGGGTGGAGTTGGGTTGAATACAAAGGTAAGTTGCACAAGTTCATTGTGGGAGACAAATCACATGAGCGGTCAGACGATGTTTATAGGGTATTGGCGGAATTAGGGAGGAAAATGCGAAATTCTGGGTACATGGCTGATAAGACCTGTGTGCTAAGAGAtgttgaggaggaggagaaagaagagatgGTGGGTACTCACAGTGAAAAGTTAGCAGTTTGCTTCGCTCTTCTGGTTACTGATGCAGAGGCAGTGATTAGGGTAGTGAAGAATCTGAGGGTGTGCTGGGATTGCCATACAGCTATGAAGATGATATCTAACTTGGAGGGAAGGAAAATTATTTTGAGGGATAATAATAGGTTTCACTGCTTCAGTGATGGGATATGTTCTTGCGGAGACTATTGGTAA